The region GTCGCGCCCATAGCAATCCCCCACGGTCGCTTCGGCGATTGCCCGGGTGACGTTGATCCCGTCACCGATCATCGCCGTCCAGCGCCGCTCATGCCTTCGAGTGTGCGCTACGACAAGTTCGTGGACACGTTGCGACACACGTGCGACAAGAACGTGGGATTACGACAACTTAGTCGGGATCCGACATGTAGGTTCTCACGCTCCGTGCCGCACGAGATCCCCGTGATTCCGGCGAAGTGGGGCGGCCGTTGGGCGCCTGCGATTCTCAGGTTTGTGTCGCAATCCGCAGAATCGGTGAGGGATCCAGCCGAGTGCAGTCCCGTGTCCTACCTGACGTCGATCGGAGCAAGCCCGCGCTTCATGATCAGGCTTCGGTACCGCTTGCCGGGCCACTGGACTTTGTCGACGGTCGTGAAGCCCCACCTTGCGTACAGCTCCACGAGGTGGCCGGCGGGCTCAGCGGTGTCGAGACCGATCGATGTGGCGCCCTGGTCAACGCACCAGGCGTATCCGGTGTCGCGGAGACGCTGGGCAAGTCCTTGACTCCGATAGTCAGGATCGACCGCGAGTTGATTGAGCCATGCCCGAGCAGGAATGCGGGCCTCAGGTGTCAGATCGCGTACCGTCTGCTCGGCAGGCCAAGAGATCGTCATCGTCGCCACCGTGCGGTCGCCGTCGACGAGCACCCACGACGCGCCAGCCGAGGCTCGGCGCAGCGTCGTCTCCTCATCCTGGTCGACGGCCGTGAAGTTCAGTCCGCGATCACCGAGCTCCGCGTAGGCGCGATGCAGCAACGTTGTCAGATCTGCGGCGTCGGCGGGCCTGAACGGTCGGATCTCCACGCCCCCATCGTGTCGTATGGAGTAGCCGGCGACCGACCTCTCATGGCGACCGTTACTCATGAGTCCGCGAGGACCTGTGCCACGAATTTGAGAACGGTATGCCAACTCTGCCCCGTGGACCGACAGGTGGTCCAGCGAGAGCACCGTGAAGGGTCATTGCGCAGTGGACAGCCGGCCGCCGTGACTTCTGTCCACTACGGCGTCGCGGCTCGCGCGGAGCGCGGCCAACTTTGCTTGATCTGACGAACGTGATCGTCGACGGTAACCCGGGCGAGCGCGCCGTTTAGGAGAGGCAGATGTGGCGGAACGTGCCCTATCTCCATGTCGAAGATGATTGGCAGCCCAAGTCCGCCAGTCGCGTCGAGCACCGCCTCGCGCTGGGTCAGGCCGCCGTCGCCCGGCGCGGCTGGAGCGCTCGTACGCCCGATGAGGATTGCGACTGCGTGATCGAACCATCCGGCGTATCGAAGGTTATGGAGGTGCCGACAGATGGCAAACGCGTCTTCCTCGGCGGCTTCGAGGTACACGATGAGGTTTCCGTGTTCCTGACCGAACGCCCGAACGTCGCCATAGGGCGTGCCCGCGATTCCCGCCATGACCTCGATGCAGCCACCGATTAATGTGCCGGAGACGTCTAGAGCGCGCGCGCCATGAAGTTGCCACCTCCCGGGTGTGGGGTCCTTCCATTCGGTGGCCGTTGCGTTCATCAGGGAGTGCCATTCCGCAACGACCTCGCTGTCGCGCTGGATCACGGTCGCCTCCGAGGTCGCGACATCCAGCCAATGCGCGAGCCCACTTGGCGTCCGGTACGGCGTGTCTGCCAGGTTGTCACCATGGAGCGTGGGCAACCCCGCGCGGAGGGTGAGTGGGACCATCCACGCTGATGAATCGGAGTACCCGACAACCCAGGTTGGCTCCGCCTTTGCGATCGCGTCGTAGTCCAGCTGGTCCAGCAGGTCGGGTGCCGTCCCTGCGCCGCCCCAAGGTGGAACCACGGCACGGATACGGGGGTCGGTGAGCATTGCGGTCAGCTCGGTGGCGCGTTGCTCCTTGGATCCGGAGACCCACCGGTCAGCCGACATGCAATCACCAACGATGACTTCGAAGCCGCGCTGTCGTAGCCAAGTGATGGAGAAGTCGATTCGAGCACGTCCCCGCTCACCAACTCCTGCCGATGGGGACGTCACCCCAATTCGATCGCCCAGTCGGAGCGGTTCCGGGAAGTGCAGCTGCATGAGGTTGATTCAATCAGTGGACCGCCGACTGCAAGTCGCGAGCGGCCAGCGCCGTCGGCTGGCCGCTCGCGACTCCACAGTGCGTCAGGCGACCGCTTCCTCTTGCGGCAGCACCGCGGCCGCGATCTTCTCCGCGATCGCGTCGGTCGTGTCGCGGCAGGTCTCGAATCCGGCGAGGTCGGGGAGGATGCCGCTGTATTCCGCGACCTGTTCGAACGTCACGTTGTGAAGGACCGGGATCAGGGTCCGCTTGTGCAAGAGTGCGCCGAGCTCACGCTCGGTCCAGAATCGCCCTGCGAGGTACGCCGGGGTCAGTAGCGCAATGCCACAGCGCGCCGATCTGAGGCCACGGTCCATCTGCAGGGACTGGCTCTGGCCGGGGGTGATTGTCAGTTCGTCGAACCAGACCGAGACTCCCATTTTCTCGAGAGCGGTCCGCAAGCTCTGCGCAACGTCTGCCCCGTCGATCCGAGCGTAACTGAGGAACGCGTCCCACTTCCGATCTGGGTGCTTCGTGGCCTCTGCCTGGATGCGGTCGGCCAGGACTTGCTCGTTCGAGGTGAACGAAGGGCGACCAGACCCTGCGCGCAACCGGCGGTTGGCTTCCGCGACGGCTGCGGCGTTGTCGACCGAGACCCGTTTATTGTGCTCGTTGACGCGCTGTACCTCGCGGTTGTACGCGTCGACCTTGCGCTGTGCTTCTTGCGTCACACGGGCGTTGTGCTGCCGCACTTTCCGGTTGTGTTCCTCGACGCGCCGTCGGTTCTCGCGGTTCACCCGGTCGACCTCGGACTGGACCTTGCGTTGTGCTGCACGCAGGTTGGCCTCGAACTGTGCGCGATTGAGACGTTGTGCCATGGTGGCGTTCCGTTCTGGACGCCCACGCCTCACCCGACTCGACCAAACTCGGCGCCGAATGCGCCAGCCTGCTCATTGCTGGGCTTAGGCTCTGGGTGATCGCCTACCAAGAGATCATCCAGGACCCCGAGCCGCCTGACCGTCTTCCGCGTCCAGTGCGAGCGCGGGGTCTTGGCGTCCACCTTCCAGTGTCGCTGGGGGAACGTACGTTCGACGTAGCGACACACGTACGACCGCCGGGTCCGCCAGACACTGTCGGCGACGCGCGCCGGTTTGCGTTGCACGGCGTCGGGAACCGACCGAGCGTCATTGTCCCTGCGAGTGCGATCGCGATTGCCCAACGGCGTTGGAACGCCGGCGGCTACCTGCTGCTACCGGCCGGTCGCTGCGCGATGCAACTCGGCACTTGTGCGGCTTCCAAGGTCGGTGCCGTCTGCCAGCCGCGTCACCACCTGATCGACGTGCGGCCGGAGTCGGAGGCCAAGCTCATCATCGAAGGCGATGACGGCACCCATGAAGTCCGCGACGTTCTCGAATGCGCTCGTGTCGCGCAACGCTGCCGTCGTCACCCCAGCGATCGCTGGATCGAGAATGATCGACACCGTTCGATGTTCGTATCGGATCGAAGCAACCGAGCGAGCCAGGGCCACGCCGGCTGCCGCCCGCTCTGCCAGGAAGTCCTTGAATGCTGACTCGATTTCGTGCGCGGTGGACTCGTCATCGTTCGTCATCCCGACACCGTAGCCGTGCCCACCTGCATTGGCGTGCGTAGTTTCAGCACGGAACGACGAGGGCGGTCCGCGCGATCCCGCCGGACGAGCACTCTGATGCAGTTGCGGAGGCCGAGGTCGCCATGCGCATCACGGGTTGCCAGGGTCGACGACCACCGCCTGTTCCCCGGTGACAACGCTGTCTCCCCGCGCCGCTTCGCGATGACCAGCTCAATGAATGCGCAATTGTCCAGCGACCTGCTGGACAATCTCCATGAGAACCTGCCACGGGCGTGGGAAGGGCCGGACGGCCTATGCTCGATGCGGGCCGACGTGGCTGGAACTGGCAGACGCGGCGCATTCAAACTGCGCTCCACGGACGTGGGTGCGGGTTCGACTCCCGCCGTCGGCACTCACCATCTCCTGCCGGCAACCACGAGGTCGTCCGCACCCCGGCTTGGGCTGTCGAGCTGCCATTGCAGCGCGGCCTCTCGCTCGACAGCGACCGCTGCGACCGGGCCGAGCGTCTGCTCGACCACAAGTTCGCAGGAATCCTCGGCGGGCCAGTCGAAGGTGCCGGAGTGGGCGTACTCGTCGCTGGCACCGGGGCTGTTGAGGCTGGGCGCGGCGAGGTAGCCGATGAACTCCTGCAGGGGCCGTGGCTTGATGCGCCAGTGCTCGTTCCTTCATGGTGGCCGTCGCGGTTTCGCGGGTCTCAGTGCTGCCGCGACGAGCGCAAAGCCCGCTTCGTCGATCGGCCGGTTCTCATCGCCTGGACTGACCGGCGTGTAGGCGGGAGGGGCGAGCGCGGGGTGGCTGGCGGTGTACCAGGCCCAGAAGTGGGTGATGGTGGTCTCGTCGGCGACGAGCCCGGCCGTCTCGAAGGCTTCGGCGACGGCGAGGTAGTCGATCGCGGTCCGGCGTCTTGCGCGGAAGTCGATGGTCGGGGGATCGCCCTGCAGCTGCTCGAAGTGCGCTTCGAGGCGATCGAGATAGACGTGCCAGTCGGGGTCGGCGACGTGTCGGAGCCGTGCGGCGGCGACGCGCTGGATGTCGACTGGCAGGCAGAGCTCGAGGGCGAGTTCCGCCCAGCTGTCGGCGCGGCCCAGCGCGAGAAAGCAGAGCGCGTTCAGCGAGCCTCCGATCGCGTCGCACCGCCACGGCGGCGACACGAGACTGTCGGGCAGGAACGCCGGCACCCACTCCGCCGGCGGACTCGGGCGGGTCATGGCGTGTTCGGGGAGGTGGTCGATCTTGACGTTGAGCTTCACCTGGTGCGCTGGCGGTGCGGCGAGGTTCCTCCTGCCTGCGCGCCAGGCGAGCTGAGCGCGCCGGCTGAGGTGCTCTCGTTGCCGGTTCGCGAACCAGGTGAGCAGGATCGGGTTCACGTCGATCGGGTGCTTGGGCTGCTGTGCGAGGAAGTACCGCTGGAAGTGGTGCGTCGTCGTTGCGCGGTGCAGCGCGGGGTGCTCGTCGCGGCCGTCACGCAGCGCCTCGAACGCGGCGACGGCCGCGATCGCCGCCTCGATGGGGTCGTGCGTCTCGGCGCCTGCGGCCAGTTCGTAGAAGCAGTGCAGCAGGCCCGCCTGCTGCTTCGAGGTGACGAGCATGCCGGCGAAATCCCGGTGCTCGCCGCTGCGCTGCTCGCCGACGGCGTGCGTACGCTGGAGCACCTGCTGCGCGTGCGCGGCCCGCTCATCGACGGGGACGTGGGGTGCGTCGCCGAGGTCGCTGCCGCACCAGTTCCTGCCGGTGCGGCCCCCGACGCGCTGTGCGCACATTGCCGGCTTCAGTCTGAGGGTGAGCCATGCCCTGTTGTGCCAGGGTCGGCCGCCGCAGGCGGGGCAGCGGTCGAGCAGTCGGAGGCGGTGCTGCGGGCAGATCAGCGCCCACGGCTCGCGCCAGCTACTGCGCCAGATGCCGTCGTCGGCCAGGCATGCGGGGCAGTAGCGGCCGCCGTCGGGGTGCGCGTCGAGCTGCCAGCCGCGCAGGTTCTCGCGCTTGGGGATCGCGGGGTCCGGTGAAGGCATGGGGAAGCCGAGCAGTGCCGGTGCCCGGTCGGCGGAGCGGATCCACGTGTTCAGGTGGCTCGTGGCGGCGAGCGGTCTGGGGGAGAGGGCTTGCAGCATGCGCTTGGGGGTGAGGCCGTGGCGGTGGCTGGCGCGGCGTAGCCAGCCGAGGGTCGTCTCCCCGTCGGACGGGGGCACGTGTAGGGGCCAGCCGGTGAGAGAGTAGCCGCCGGGGATGCTCCGCAGACTCGCCTTGGCGGGCGGGTCAGGCGCTGCGGCGGGCTTGCTCTGCGGCATGGTCGACGCTCACCTGCTGGAGGATGTCGGCATCGAGGGCTTCGCTGCCGTCGCGGATGGTCCGGTAGCAGGCGCGGTCGATCAGCGTCGTCAGTGACGCGATTCTGCCCTGGGTGCGCTCGTGCAGCAGCCGGGCGTGGGTGGCGAGGTTGCCGGGCTGATGGGCGGCCAGGTGCAGGTGTGCCTCGAGCCGGTCGAGCATCAGCGTCCAGGCGCGCATGCCAGCGTCGCTGGTGATGGAGAAGGCGGGGACGGTGCAGCGGGTGGTGCGGCGGGAGGTCTGGGCCATGGCGCGCTCCTCGCCGACGAGGCCTTCGTCGAGGAAGCGCTTCTCGGTCAGGCCGACGCCGACGAACACGAAGGTGGCCGGGATCTGGTTCGCGAGCCCTTTGAAGTGGTTGCTGACGTCGAGACCGTTGCGGACGCGCAGGTTCACGAAGTGGACCTCGTCGATGATGATGAGCTTCGTCTCGCAGCTGGTCGCGCAGTCGACCACCGCCCGGGTGAGGTCGGTGGTGGACGCGGCCTGCGCAGTGGGGTGGCCGTAGAAGCGCAGGATCTGCCGATTCAGACCCTTCAGCGTGACGTCGGCGGTGAGTGGCACGTACGCGACCGGCAGTCGCTGGTGCCCGTCGGTCGTGCGTGGCCCGTAACGGCGGTACTGCTGCCGGTGCAGCCGCTTGGCGTAGCCGGTCGCGATGGTGGTCTTCCCCTGCCCGGGCTGGGCGTCGATGACGACCGCACCGCGCAGCCGATCCCCGTCACGCCTTGCGGAGGCCAGCACCTGGTCCATCAGCTCGAAGGCGTGCTCCATCTGCGGGGTGCGGATCGTCGGCGGGTTCGCGTTCCACACATGCCGCGCCTCGTCGCAGTCCGCGCGCTCATCATCGTTCATCGCCCGCAGCTCGGCGAGCGAGAGGTCGGGCGGTCGCGGCCGGGCTGGCGCGTTGACAAAGGCGTCCCAGCCGGTCTTGGTGGCGAGCTGGAACGGCTGCGTGTCCCAATCGCGCAGCCACACCGCCCACGAGTTGGTCATTCTTCGAGCCCGATCTCGTCATGGTCGAGGAAGTACTGCTCGAATAGCGCATCGACATCGTCTTGCGCCTCGAGCTGGCGGCGTTGCTCGCGCTGCATGGCGAGGTCGATGACGACGGACACGTCCAGCGTCTGCAGTGGAGTCGTTGCCGTGACGCTGCCCCTCGACGCGCGGGTGCCGATCTTCCGTGCGGCGGAGCGGTGTTTGCGGTCGAGTCGTTCATCGGATGCCCATGCGTCGAGCAGCTGCCGCACCGCCTCGCGTGGATCCACGAAGCGGTCCTTCTGGAGTGCGAGCCGCTTCACGTACTCGGCCGCGTCCTTGGAGAACGGTTGGTCGAGCGCTGCTGTGTGTTCCCACGCCAGCGGCTCGTACTGGCGCGTCTCCGGGTCCTGGAACCAGACCGTGCGCACGTCGTGGCTGTCGACAAAGATCGGCCACTTGCCGGCGTGCGCTCCGCCGAAGGTTGAGCGCTGGTTGCGGTAACGGGTCAGCGCGGCCCCGTCGTAGCGGCGCCCGTCGATCTCCACGCCGTAGTGCTGGATCGTGCGCCAAGCGACATCGAGGAACAGGAACGGCAGGTCGGGGTCGGTGGGGATGTAGAGGCCGCCCGTCTTCGCCAGGCCGACCTCGAACATCTCCGCTGGCGAGAGCGGCTGCCCGGGCAGCTCGGGTACGCAGAGCCCGTCATGCTTGGTGCGGTGGTAAATCGTGCCGACCCAGTCGCGGATGATCTGCTCCAACTCCTCGACCAGGTAGAACGACTGCCCCTCGACGTCGGCACCGCGGTGGTGCACGTCGGGGCCTTTGTAGCCGGGCAGGTGCTGCAGCAGGCCCTCGCGCAGGGTGCGGAAGAAGCGCTCGATCGTGGGCTTGTCGGTCGGCTTGTGCGGGATCGCCGGCTGGACCGTGATGCCCAGCCGCGCGCAGGCGGCGATGATGTGCGCCGACAGGTAGGGCGCGCCGTGATCGACGATGATCGCCTCCGGCAAGCACGCCGGCAGCCCCGCGACTCGCTCTTGCGACACGCCGTCCGGCACCTCGGTGCGGATCAGCAGATTGCGGGGCACGCCGTGGAACGGCCAACTCTGCTCACTGTCGACATCGAGGCGCGTGGTCGTGCACTGGTAGAGCACGCTCGCGACGTCGGAGGCGCACGTCGACCCCACCGTCAGCCGCAACCCCAGGATGCAGCGCGTGTAGAGGTCCTGCGCGACCGTCAGCTCCGCCGGGAGCCACCGCCCGGTCGCCGCCTCCATCGCATAGACGTCCAGTGGTGTCGTGTCGAGCACGACATACTCGCCGGGTCTCGTGGGGCGAAGCCTGCCGAACGGGCCGGCGGGCCGATCGGCAACCGAGCGGCGCTGCTTCGCAGACCCGAACGCGTGCCGACCCTTCGACAGCTCCTTCACTCGGCGATACGCCGTAGTCCGTGCAGGGCAGACGACCACGTCCTCGCCGTGCGCCTCGAAGACCCGGCGATTCGTCCGATCGATGACGACATCGATGGTCGGGGTCGAGGCGGACACGAACTCGCGGAGGACCGCCAGGCAGGCTTCGTCCCAGCGTGAGTCAACGGACGACCGCTGGGAGGCGACCCGTGAATCGACGAGCCCGGCGGGACCAGCATCCGTGTACGCCGACACCCAGCGCCGCAGGGTCCTTGAACTGACCGGCATCGAAGCCTCAAGCTCCTCGCAAGCACCGCGAGTCGACGTGCCCGTTTCGCACAGTGCCATCACGGCCGCCACTGCCTGGAGCCGCGTCTCGAGGTTCCGTCGATCGCGGTCGGTGAGGTTGCTCAAGACAAGGTTGGACGCCGCGGCCGGACCCGATTCTGCTGGGTCAGGGTCGACGTTGAGTGGTGCGGCGTGCAGCAGCACCTCACGCGCGGGTACGGTGCGCAGCGCCCCGCCCGCCTCGAGCACAATCGTGTCCGATCGGAGTTCGCGCACTTCGACGAGCTCGCCCTCGAACCACAGCTGCGACCCGGTCACGACTTCCACGACTCGAGCACGCATTGATACCTACCGCAGCCAGACCTCTGTGCGCCCGTCTACGGGTCGCTCGAAGTCGATATCCAGGATGCCTTCCCAGACGAGGCGCATGATGCCTTGTCGGCCGACGGCATCAACGAGGGCAAGCTCATCGATGGTCACGCCAGGCAGGACAGCTTCGGCAACATGCCCGATCGTTGTCCGATTCGGTAACGGTCGGCGGCGCGCGACCGCGATCGCCTGCACCCCAGCGACGCGCGCACGGCTCACTTCACCGGTCCAGACTTCGTACGCGAGCCCGCGGGCGGAGCAGACCCGCCGAGTCCATTCGAAGACCCGAGCGACATCTGCTCTGGCCGCGAACGCCGCGGGCTTCACGTCGACGACGAGCAGGCAAGCGTCATGCCGCAAGACGCAGAAGTCCGGCACATGTCTGATCGAGCCGTCAGCGTCCGCGCCCCGGAGCTGAAACGGCTGAGCCGCGAGCCAGATGGTCACGGGATCACGATCGGCGAGCAGGAGTCGCTCGAGCTCGAGCCGACTCTCGTACGCGACATGTGTCCGAGTGCGGAACGACCAGTACAGGCCCGAGTAGTGGCGCTGGCCCCGATGGGAACGGATCCGGCGGATCGGTTGGGAATGTGACACCCGGTCCAGATCCATCGCCCCGACGGTCGTCGTGACGTCCTCGCCGGTATCCGTGAGGTAGCGAACCTCGGTGTCAAGCAGCCCCGTGCCGCTCATGCCTCCGAGTGTCCGCTGGGACAACCTCGTGGACAGTTTGCGACACGCGTGGGACAAGAAAGTGGGACTGGGACAACTTAGATGGGATCCGACACGAGCGCATCGGGCCCGGTTTTCCTAGCCAACGTCCAGCATCCGTAGTAAACTTGAGCCAACGGCACTCAAGTTCGGATTGCCAGGACCAGCAACGATGGAGGAGCCATGGCACGCATGGGCGGCATGATGCCGGGCCAGGAGGAGCAGCAGTCGGCGCTCGAGCAGTTCGGCACCGACCTCACCGAGATCGCCCGCTCGGGGCGGCTCGACCCCGTGATCGGTCGCGACGAGGAGATCCGGCGCATCAGCCAGGTGCTCTCGCGCCGCACGAAGAACAACCCCGTGCTCATCGGCGAGCCCGGCGTCGGCAAGACGGCCGTCGTCGAGGGCCTCGCGCAGCGCATCGTCGCGGGCGACGTGCCCGAGAGCCTCAAGGGCAAGTCGCTCGTCGCGCTCGACGTCAACGCGATGATCGCGGGCAGCAAGTACCGCGGCGACTTCGAGGAGCGCATGAAGAACGTGCTCGCCGAGATCGCGAAGGCCGAGGGCCGCATCGTCACGTTCATCGACGAGCTGCACATCATCATGGGCGCCGGCGCGGCCGAGGGCAGCCAGGGCGCGAGCAACATGCTCAAGCCGATGCTCGCGCGCGGCGAGCTGCGCCTCATCGGTGCGACGACGCTCGACGAGTACCGCGAGTTCATCGAGAAGGACGCCGCGATGGAGCGGCGCTTCCAGCAGGTCTACGTCGGCGAGCCGAGCGTCGAGGACACCGTCGCGATCCTGCGCGGCCTCAAGGAGCGGTACGAGGCGCACCACAAGGTCACGATCGCCGACAGCGCCCTCGTCGCAGCCGCATCCCTCTCGAACCGCTACATCACCGCCCGCCAGCTGCCCGACAAGGCGATCGACCTCATCGACGAGGCCGCGAGCCGGCTGCGCATGGAGATCGACTCGGCCCCGACCGAGATCGACCAGCTGCGCCGCACGGTCGACCGCATGGAGATCGAGCGCCTCGCCCTCAAGCGCGAGCGCGACGACGCGTCGAAGGAGCGGCTCGCCGAGCTCGAGGCTACGCTCGCGGAGCGCCGCACCGAGCTGAAGGCGCTCGACGAGCGCTGGCAGACCGAGCGCGCGAGCCTCAACCGGATCGGCGGGCTGCGCGAGCAGCTCGACGAGCTGCGCGGCCGCGCCGAACGGGCGCAGCGCGAGGGCGACCTCGAGCGTGCCTCGCGGCTGCTCTACGGCGAGATCCCGCAGGTCGAGCAGCAGCTCAAGGAGGCCGAGGCGCAGGCCGCGGCGTCGGGTGCGCGCATGGTCGGCGACCAGGTGACGGAGGACGACATCGCCTCGGTCGTCGCGGCGTGGACGGGCATCCCCGTCGGCCGCCTGCTGCAGGGCGAGACCGAGAAGCTCCTCGCCCTCGAGGACGAGCTCGCGAACCGCGTCGTCGGCCAGCGCGAGGCGGTCTCGGCGGTCTCGGATGCGGTGCGCCGCAGCCGCGCGGGCGTCTCGAACCCGAACCAGCCGACGGGCTCGTTCCTGTTCCTCGGCCCGACCGGCGTCGGCAAGACGGAGCTCGCGAAGGCGCTCGCCGAGCTGCTCTTCGACGACGAGAAGGCGCTCGTGCGCATCGACATGTCGGAGTACGGCGAGAAGCACTCGGTCGCGCGCCTCGTCGGTGCCCCTCCCGGCTACATCGGCTACGAGCAGGGCGGGCAGCTCACCGAGGCCGTGCGCCGCCGGCCCTACTCGGTCGTGCTCATGGACGAGGTCGAGAAGGCGCACCCCGAGGTCTTCGACCTGCTGCTGCAAGTGCTCGACGACGGCCGCCTGACCGATGGGCAGGGTCGCACGGTCGACTTCCGCAACACGATCCTCATCCTCACCTCCAACCTCGGCTCGGCCTTCCTGACCGATCCGACCATCTCGACCGAGACGGCGCGCGAGCAGGTCATGGGCGCGGTGCGGGCCGCCTTCAAGCCCGAGTTCATCAACCGGCTCGACGACATCGTCATCTTCGACGCGCTGACGCAGGAGGAGCTCGGCGCGATCGTCGGCATCCAGGTGCACGCGCTCGACCGGCGCCTGCGCGAGCGCCGACTCACGGTCGACGTGACGGATGCGGCGAGGCAGTGGCTCGGGGAGCGCGGCTACGACCCCGTGTACGGCGCGCGGCCGCTGCGCAGGCTCATGCAGCGCGAGATCGACGATCGGCTCGCGCGGGCGCTGCTCGCGGGCGAGGTGCGCGACGGCGACCGGGTGATCGTCGACGTCGCTCCCGGCGGCTCGGGCCTGTGGGTCGGCGCCGAGGGCGCGGAGCGGCCCGCGCAGTGGTCGTTCGACGCCGACGTGGTCGACGACGTCGACGAGGTGATCGACGCGGAGCCGCTCGACGAGCCCTGACGGTCGTGCACGGGGCGGATGCCGTGCGGGCGCGCTGAGCACGGCAGAATCGAGCGGTTGCCCATCGCTCGTCGACCGGAGGACCCATCGTGGCGATCGCCCCGCCCAGCTCCGGCAGCGAGGCGGCGCTGCCACCGCTGAGCGGCGGGCCGCATCGCTCGCGGCTCGGCGTCATCTCGATCGTCGCGTGCTTCGGCGGTCTGCTGTTCGGCTACGACACGGGCGTCATCAACGGCGCGCTGCAGCCGATGAGCGCGGAGCTCGGCCTCGAGGCGCTCACCGAGGGCATCGTCACGAGCTCGCTCGTCTTCGCGGCGGCCCTCGGCGCGCTGCTGGGCGGGCGAG is a window of Agrococcus sp. Marseille-Q4369 DNA encoding:
- a CDS encoding AAA family ATPase, translating into MARMGGMMPGQEEQQSALEQFGTDLTEIARSGRLDPVIGRDEEIRRISQVLSRRTKNNPVLIGEPGVGKTAVVEGLAQRIVAGDVPESLKGKSLVALDVNAMIAGSKYRGDFEERMKNVLAEIAKAEGRIVTFIDELHIIMGAGAAEGSQGASNMLKPMLARGELRLIGATTLDEYREFIEKDAAMERRFQQVYVGEPSVEDTVAILRGLKERYEAHHKVTIADSALVAAASLSNRYITARQLPDKAIDLIDEAASRLRMEIDSAPTEIDQLRRTVDRMEIERLALKRERDDASKERLAELEATLAERRTELKALDERWQTERASLNRIGGLREQLDELRGRAERAQREGDLERASRLLYGEIPQVEQQLKEAEAQAAASGARMVGDQVTEDDIASVVAAWTGIPVGRLLQGETEKLLALEDELANRVVGQREAVSAVSDAVRRSRAGVSNPNQPTGSFLFLGPTGVGKTELAKALAELLFDDEKALVRIDMSEYGEKHSVARLVGAPPGYIGYEQGGQLTEAVRRRPYSVVLMDEVEKAHPEVFDLLLQVLDDGRLTDGQGRTVDFRNTILILTSNLGSAFLTDPTISTETAREQVMGAVRAAFKPEFINRLDDIVIFDALTQEELGAIVGIQVHALDRRLRERRLTVDVTDAARQWLGERGYDPVYGARPLRRLMQREIDDRLARALLAGEVRDGDRVIVDVAPGGSGLWVGAEGAERPAQWSFDADVVDDVDEVIDAEPLDEP